In the genome of Amaranthus tricolor cultivar Red isolate AtriRed21 chromosome 15, ASM2621246v1, whole genome shotgun sequence, one region contains:
- the LOC130801818 gene encoding glucan endo-1,3-beta-glucosidase 2-like translates to MAALLLLLLLPLLFTLSIVNAQDAFIGVNIGTDLSDMPHPTQVVALLKTQHIRHVRLYDADRGMLLALANTGIQVAISVPNDQILGIGQSNSTAAKWVAQNVVAHYPATNITTICVGSEVLTSIPNAAPILVTALRFIQSALVASNLDKQIKVSTPLSTAVILDSFPPSQAFFNHSLNSVLVPMLKFLQATDSYLMLNVYPYYDYMNSNGVIPLDYALFQPLSANKEAVDSNTLLHYTNVFDAMVDAAYFAMADLNFTNIPIMVMESGWPSKGDPNEPDATLENANTYNSNLIKHILNKTGTPKHPGIAVSTYIYELYNEDAKTGSTAEKNWGLFEADGKPVYILHLTESGSVLANDTTNQTFCVAKDGADQRMLQAGLDWACGAGKVDCSPLLQGEPCYEPDNVFAHATYAFNAYYQQSGKTPGSCYFSGVAEITTTDPSHGNCTYQATAGLNGTFANATAPSMSSMSTGSAGSIFSQNSSTLLMIGILVWSLIFLHAARFV, encoded by the exons ATGGctgctcttcttcttcttcttcttcttccccttTTATTCACTCTTTCAATTGTTAATGCTCAAG ACGCTTTTATCGGAGTTAATATAGGAACCGACCTCTCCGACATGCCTCACCCCACTCAAGTGGTAGCGCTTCTCAAAACGCAGCATATCAGACATGTTCGGCTCTATGATGCTGACCGAGGAATGCTCCTTGCCCTTGCCAATACAGGTATACAAGTTGCAATCTCCGTTCCCAACGATCAAATCCTTGGAATCGGACAATCAAACTCCACAGCAGCCAAATGGGTGGCACAAAATGTGGTTGCTCATTATCCCGCTACTAACATAACCACCATTTGTGTTGGTTCCGAGGTTTTAACCTCCATTCCGAATGCTGCCCCAATTCTCGTAACTGCGCTCAGGTTTATCCAGTCAGCACTTGTAGCGTCTAATCTTGATAAACAGATCAAAGTTTCCACACCCCTTTCTACTGCCGTCATTCTAGACTCGTTCCCGCCTTCTCAGGCCTTCTTTAACCATTCCTTAAACTCGGTTTTGGTACCGATGCTCAAGTTCTTGCAAGCGACTGATTCATATCTCATGCTTAACGTGTATCCTTACTACGATTACATGAATTCTAACGGTGTCATTCCCTTAGATTATGCACTCTTTCAACCTCTTTCAGCAAACAAAGAGGCCGTCGATTCCAATACCCTCCTCCATTACACGAATGTTTTTGACGCCATGGTGGATGCGGCTTACTTTGCCATGGCCGATCTGAATTTCACCAACATACCCATTATGGTGATGGAGTCGGGTTGGCCATCAAAGGGCGATCCCAATGAACCCGATGCCACTCTTGAGAACGCGAATACATACAACAGCAATCTCATAAAACATATTCTCAACAAGACAGGAACACCGAAACACCCAGGAATCGCTGTAAGTACTTACATTTACGAGCTATACAATGAAGATGCGAAGACAGGATCGACAGCAGAGAAAAACTGGGGATTATTTGAGGCTGACGGGAAACCAGTTTACATCTTGCATTTAACCGAATCAGGATCTGTGCTGGCTAATGATACTACAAACCAGACTTTctgtgttgcaaaagatggagCTGATCAGAGGATGTTGCAAGCAGGATTGGATTGGGCCTGTGGGGCCGGTAAGGTTGATTGTTCACCCTTGTTGCAGGGCGAGCCTTGCTACGAGCCTGATAATGTGTTCGCTCATGCTACATACGCTTTCAACGCTTATTATCAGCAGTCGGGGAAAACTCCTGGATCATGCTACTTCAGTGGTGTGGCGGAAATCACCACCACCGATCCAA GTCACGGGAATTGCACATATCAAGCTACCGCGGGTTTGAATGGTACCTTTGCCAACGCGACAGCACCATCTATGAGCTCGATGAGCACAGGCTCGGCAGGAAGTATATTTTCGCAAAATTCTTCGACACTACTAATGATTGGAATTCTCGTTTGGAGTTTAATCTTTTTACACGCtgcaagattcgtgtaa